In the genome of Streptomyces lydicus, the window GTCGTCTCCGGCCGGTCGTCTCCGGCCCGTCCCGTCAGGCGGGCGTCGCGGCGGCGCCCAGCAGCAGCACGCCGAACGCCCCGAGGATCATGAAGGGCCCGAGGGGCATGGCCGTCCCCCGTGCACCACGCCGGACGATCAGCAGCCCCGCACCGTAGAGCGCACCGAGCAGCACACCCGCCGCCCCGCCGTGGACGAGGGTGCGCCAGCCGTACCACCCGAGGGCGATCCCCAGCCCGACCGCCAGCTTGGCGTCGCCCAGCCCGATGCCCTGCGGATTGACGACATAGAGCAGGAGGTAGCACGCCCCCAGGACGAGTCCGCCCAGCAGCGCCCGCCGCCACGCCCCGCCCTCGTCGGTGAACCAGCCGCCGAGCCCCAGCAGCACCGCCGCCATCACGGCGAGGGGCAGCGTCAGCACGTCCGGGAGGCGCCGGACCCGCCAGTCGACGGCCATCAGCAGCACCGCGACCGGTGTCATCGCCAGCCAGGCGACGAGTTCCGGCCGCGGTCCGGTGGCCGCCGCCAGGGCCGCACAGGCCAGTGCGGTGGCCGCCGCCATCGGCAGCGCCCCCGGCCCGTACGCCCCGCACCGCGGGCAGTGCCCCCGCCCCAGCCAGCCGCGCGCCACCCCGGTGATCGCATGCCCGCGGGGGCAGACCGCGCACCACTCCTCCTCGGGCCCAACGGCCATCCGGTGGGCGGGCCGTGGCAGGAGCACCCCGGCCGCGACCCCGTAGGCGGCGGCGAGAACCATCAGCATCACTGGCACGTGCCGACCATAGGGTGTCCCGCTTCGCAGGAGGGGACGGACGGCGGAAGAAGGATCCGGCGTGCGGGCACGGAAGGAGCCGGCAGGCGGGAGCTGGCGGAGCCGGCAGGCGGGAGCTGGCGGAGCCGGCAGGCGGGAGCTGGCGGAGCCGGCAGGCGGGAGCTGGCGGAGCCGGCAGGCGGGAGCTGGCGGAGCCGGCAGGCGGGAGCTGGCGGAGCCGGCAGGCGGGAGCTGGCGGAGCCGGCAGGCGGGAGCTGATAGAACGCTGTGCATGGTGCGTGGGGAGAACGGCCCGGGGGTCCTGTACGGCGCGGAGGACATCATTCCGGTGGAGATCGCGGCGTCCTGGCGCGCCCGCAGCCGCGGACTGCTGGGCCGCGACGGCATCGAGGGGGCGCTGCTGCTGACCCCGGCGAGCAGCGTGCACACCTTCCGGATGCGGTTCGCGATCGATGTCGCCTACCTGAGCCGGGACTTCACCGTGCTGGCCGTACGCACCATGCGCCCGGGCCGGCTGGGACTCCCCCGCCTCCGCGCCCGGCAGGTCCTGGAGGCGGAGGCCGGCGCGATGGCGCACTGGGGCCTGCGCCCCGGCCTCCGGCTCGACCTCCGGCGCGGCGCGGGTCCCGTCCGCTGACGGAGGGGTCCGGCATCCGGCCGTGCCCCGGGTGCCGACTACCCGGCCGCGTACGCCGGGCAGTCGACGGCCGGCGCGCCGACCCGCTCCGTGCGCCGCTGCAGTACGGCGGCCCACGCCGAGGCGGCGAGTGCCAGTACACCGGTGCCGGCGCCGACCCAGGCCACCGAGGTGAAGCCGAGGCCCGCGTCGATGGTGAGGCCGCCGAGCATCGGGGTGAGCGTGATCCCGACGTTGAAGGCGGAGGTGTTCAGGGCGCCTGCCATCGTCGGCGCCTCGGGGGCGAGGCGGAACACCCGTGACTGCAGGACCGGGTTGACGACGAATGCGGTGAATCCGAGGACGAAGACCAGGGGGACGGTGGTGCCGAGGCTCCCCGCCGTGAGCGCGAGCGCCGCGGACACGACGGTGAGCGCCACCACGCCCATGACCAGGGTCCGCAGCGGCATCGCGTCGGCGACCCGTCCGCCGAACGACAGCCCGGCCAGCCCGCCGACCCCGTACAGCGCGAGGACCGCGGGCACCCACGTCGCGGGCAGCCCGCTCACCTCGGTCAGCAGCGGGGCAAGGTAGCTGAAGGTGACGATCGCCGCGCCGAAGGTCAGCGCGGTGACGAGGAAGGACACCCACAGCGCCGGACGGGCCAGACCCCGCATCTCGCGCCGTACGGACAGGGGTTCACCGCCGGTGCCGTGCCCCGCGGGCAGCACGGCCCGCAGTGAGAGCGCGCTGAGCCCGGTGAGAGCGGCCACGCCCCAGAACGCCGCGCGCCAGCCCGCGTGCTGGCTGAGGACCGTACCGGCCGGCACACCCACAACGGTGGCAAGGGTCAGCCCCATGGCGACCACCGACAGCGCCTTCCCCTTGGCACCCGGCGGCACCAGGCTCACCGCCGTCGCCGCGGCCACCGCCCAGAAACCGGCGTAGGCAAGGGCGCTCACCACGCGGGTCGCGAACAGCAGCCCGTATGCCGGTGCGAGCGCACCTGCCACATGCCCGGCGATGAAGACGAGTTGGAAGGCGACCAGCGCGGTGCGGCGCGGCACCCGCAGCGTGGCCACGGCGAGTACGGGTGCGCCGAGGAACATGCCGAGGGCGAAGGCGGAGACCAGCAGACCGGCACCGGGGATGGAGACGCCGAGGTCGGCGGCGATGTCGGGGAGGAGTCCGGAGAGCATGAATTCGGAGGTGCCCTGGGCGAAGATGCCCAGGCCCAGGAGGTAGATCGCAAGTGGCATGACGGAGCGCTCCGTTGTGTGTGGGGGGGGAGGGGCAGGTCCGGTGGCGGATGGGCTAATTTTGTAACGATCAGTTCAAAACGAGCCCGTGGTGCGACCGGGCTCCGGAGGTGTGGATCAGGACGCGGGGATCGGAACGCGGGTAACGCGGGGGCCGGAAGGCACAGATCAAGATGTGCACATCAAGACGTACACATCAGGACGTGCGCATCAGGACGTGCATCAGGACGTGCGGATCAGAAGGCGCTCAGCGTTGCCTCCACGACGCCCTCCAGGGCGGTGCGCCCTACGCCGGAACGCGCTGAGACCCGCAGCCCGGCGATCGCGGCGATCACCAGATGGGCGAGGGTGCGGGCATCTTTGCCGGCCGCGATATCGCCATCGCGCCGACCGGACTCGATCACGGCACGGAGGGCCTCCAGCCGCAGCCCGTAGTCCCGTTCCAGCGAGGTGGCGACGGACGGGTCATGGGCGGCCACCTCGACACAGGTGTTGACGACCAGACAGCCGCGGCCGTCCGCCCCCTCGGCGAACTCGTCGTCGAGCACCCGCCACAGCAGTGCCCGGACCTTCTGCCGCGCGGGCAGGTCACCCTCCAGCAGCACGGACAATTCATTGTTCTTGTAGTCCATGTAGCGGGCCAGCGCCCGCTCGAAGAGGTCGTGCTTGCTCTTGAAGGTGTTGTAGATGCTGCTGCGCCCGAGACCTGTGGCCTCACACAGGTCCTGAGTGGAGGTCGCTTCATAGCCGAAGGCCCAGAACGCCTCCATCGCGGCATCCAGCGCCCGCTCCTCGTCGAACTTCCTGGGTCGCGCCATACCGGTGACGCTAGCAGGTATTGAATCGACCAGTCCAATACTGCGTGCCCGCGCTCGTGCCTGCTTCCGCATGGACGCCACGGGTCACGAGGCGCGCGGGAAGCTGACCTCGACCCGGCGGTTCTTCTTGCGGCCTGCCTCGGTGCCGTTGTCGGCGATCGGGTACTGCTCGCCATAGCCGCGGATCTGGAAGCTGACGGAGGAGCCGAGGTCTTTGGCCAGCTCCTGCTGGACGGCGTTGGCCCGTTGCTTGGACAGGACCAGGCCGTGGCTCGCCGAGCCGAGATTGTCGGTGAAGCCGAAGACCCGCAGGCGGATGGCGTTCTGTTTCTTGATCTCCGCCGCGATGCCGCCGATCCGCGACAGCGCGTCCGACGACAGCTTGGCGCTGTCCTTGTCGAACAGGACCTCCGCCTGGAGCGAGAAGGTCACATTGTCGTTGGTGTCCTGGCGGCGCTCGGAGCCGTCGTCGGTCTCGACGATGGACTTGATGTTGAGGACCTTGGACGGGGCGAGCTTGGCGCCCTGGACCATGCGCAGATCGGGGTCGTTGGGGTCGATGTGGACCGGGGGGCTGGAGTCCTCGGTCAGGCCCGGCGGATCGGCGTGGGCGGCCGGGACCGTCAGCGCCGCGGTCAGCAGCAGGGCGACGGCGGCGGTGACGGCCGTACGGGGCGCTCGGTGTGGGCGACGTCCTCGGGGCGTCCGGCTCGCGGGCATCGAGGTCGCGGGCTTCTGGGGTGCGGGCGTCTGTGGCGCGGGCATCGGAGTCGCGGTCATCGGTGCCCGCTCAGTCCGTGATCTGCACACTGGCGGGGGGCATGGTCGGCAGTTGGAAGTCGACCTGGGTCACCTTGGCCGGCGGTGCCGGGAACTGCGCGAAGATCGGGCGGCTGTCCCCCGGCATCAGACCGCTGAGGCCGGTCGTGCACAGGCATTCGCCATTGGTGTCCCGCAGCACCAAATACCGTTTCTTGCCCGCCTTGTCGACGAGGGTGGCTCCGGAGATGGAGGAACGGGACCGCAGCTCGGTCTCGTTGGAACGCCAGTCGATCGCGTTGAAGGCGCGGTTGCCGTGATTGGACACCGTGCCGTTGACGGTGACGAAGCCGCCGGAGTCACGGACCACGGAGTGCAGGGTGACCACCACGCCGTCCGGCCCCTTCATCTCACCGATCACCTTGTCGGAGTCGGCCGCCGGGCTGCCGGGGCCGCTGTCCTTGGGGGCGGTGCTGCGGGCCGGGGGCTTGTCGCCGTCCGTCCCCTTCGCACCGCCGTCGCCACCACCACAGCCGGCCACGACGAGAGCCAGGCCGACAGCGCTCGCCATGGCGACCGCTCGTCTGGCGGCCTTCGTGGTGCGCCGAATGCTCATGGGATGCGATTCCTTTGATCGTCGTCTGGTCGTCTCGGAGGTGCCGGAGTGCGGATC includes:
- a CDS encoding prepilin peptidase, producing the protein MLMVLAAAYGVAAGVLLPRPAHRMAVGPEEEWCAVCPRGHAITGVARGWLGRGHCPRCGAYGPGALPMAAATALACAALAAATGPRPELVAWLAMTPVAVLLMAVDWRVRRLPDVLTLPLAVMAAVLLGLGGWFTDEGGAWRRALLGGLVLGACYLLLYVVNPQGIGLGDAKLAVGLGIALGWYGWRTLVHGGAAGVLLGALYGAGLLIVRRGARGTAMPLGPFMILGAFGVLLLGAAATPA
- a CDS encoding DUF192 domain-containing protein, producing MVRGENGPGVLYGAEDIIPVEIAASWRARSRGLLGRDGIEGALLLTPASSVHTFRMRFAIDVAYLSRDFTVLAVRTMRPGRLGLPRLRARQVLEAEAGAMAHWGLRPGLRLDLRRGAGPVR
- a CDS encoding Cmx/CmrA family chloramphenicol efflux MFS transporter → MPLAIYLLGLGIFAQGTSEFMLSGLLPDIAADLGVSIPGAGLLVSAFALGMFLGAPVLAVATLRVPRRTALVAFQLVFIAGHVAGALAPAYGLLFATRVVSALAYAGFWAVAAATAVSLVPPGAKGKALSVVAMGLTLATVVGVPAGTVLSQHAGWRAAFWGVAALTGLSALSLRAVLPAGHGTGGEPLSVRREMRGLARPALWVSFLVTALTFGAAIVTFSYLAPLLTEVSGLPATWVPAVLALYGVGGLAGLSFGGRVADAMPLRTLVMGVVALTVVSAALALTAGSLGTTVPLVFVLGFTAFVVNPVLQSRVFRLAPEAPTMAGALNTSAFNVGITLTPMLGGLTIDAGLGFTSVAWVGAGTGVLALAASAWAAVLQRRTERVGAPAVDCPAYAAG
- a CDS encoding TetR/AcrR family transcriptional regulator, translating into MARPRKFDEERALDAAMEAFWAFGYEATSTQDLCEATGLGRSSIYNTFKSKHDLFERALARYMDYKNNELSVLLEGDLPARQKVRALLWRVLDDEFAEGADGRGCLVVNTCVEVAAHDPSVATSLERDYGLRLEALRAVIESGRRDGDIAAGKDARTLAHLVIAAIAGLRVSARSGVGRTALEGVVEATLSAF
- a CDS encoding OmpA family protein, translating into MPASRTPRGRRPHRAPRTAVTAAVALLLTAALTVPAAHADPPGLTEDSSPPVHIDPNDPDLRMVQGAKLAPSKVLNIKSIVETDDGSERRQDTNDNVTFSLQAEVLFDKDSAKLSSDALSRIGGIAAEIKKQNAIRLRVFGFTDNLGSASHGLVLSKQRANAVQQELAKDLGSSVSFQIRGYGEQYPIADNGTEAGRKKNRRVEVSFPRAS